Below is a window of bacterium DNA.
AATTCCGGTAGATAAGAGGGATGATCCCCCTCGCGGAGTTGGAGGGGGATTTTTGTTGTGCCGAGATCTGCGGGGTCCGGCGCGCCCAGGCAGCGAGAGCGGCTTGGAGAGGGAGGGGAGAGATGGCAGTGAGCGGGCTGGTCTGCCGCGAGTGCGGCCGGCGGTACCCAACGGAGCCGATCTTCGTGTGCGAGCACTGTTTCGGGCCGCTCGAGGCGGAGTACGATCTCGAGGGTCTCGGCGGGGAGGCGCTGCGGGACCGCATTGTCTCCGGGCCACTCTCGATCTGGCGGTACCAGGACCTTCTGCCGGCGGCGCGGGTCCCGGAGTGGGACCTCGCCCCCGGGTTCACGCCGCTCGTCCCGGCCCACCGGCTCGGCGACGCGCTCGGGCTCCGCCATCTCTACCTGAAGAACGACACCCGCAACCCCACTTGGTCGTTCAAGGACCGCGTCGTCGCGGTCGCCTTGGCCGCCGGGAAGACGTTTGACTTCACCGTCTTCTCCTGTGCCTCGACCGGTAACCTCGCCAATGCGGTCGCGGCGCATGCCGCCAAGGCGGGTCTTCGCGCCGTCGTGTTCATCCCCAAAGGCTTAGAGCGGGCCAAAGTGATTACGACATCGGTCTACCGGCCCACGGTGGTGGAAGTCGATGGGACGTATGACGATGTCAACCGCCTCTGCCTCGAGATCGGCGACGAGCACCGCTGGGCGATCGCGAACGTCAACCTGCGGCCCTACTACTCCGAAGGCGCCAAGACACTGGCGTATGAGGTGGCGGAGCAGCTTGGGTGGAAGGCCCCCGACCGCGTTATCGTGCCGGTCGGCTCGGGCAACATGTTCGTGAAGATTCACAAGGGCTTCGAGGAGTTTCAGGATCTCGGGCTGATCCCCCGCTGCACGGTGCGGATGACCGCGGCTCAGGCAGACGGCTGCGGTCCCATCGCCACCGCGTACCGCGAACAGAGCGACAAGGTTGTCCCGGTCCGGCCGAGCACGGTCGCGAAGTCGCTCGCGATCGGCGCTCCGGCCGACGGCCACTACGTCCTCGATCTCGCGCGGCGCACCGGTGGGGCCGTCGAATCCGCTACCGATGACGAGACGGTCGGTGCCATTCGCCTGCTCGCGGAGACCGAGG
It encodes the following:
- the thrC gene encoding threonine synthase, with amino-acid sequence MAVSGLVCRECGRRYPTEPIFVCEHCFGPLEAEYDLEGLGGEALRDRIVSGPLSIWRYQDLLPAARVPEWDLAPGFTPLVPAHRLGDALGLRHLYLKNDTRNPTWSFKDRVVAVALAAGKTFDFTVFSCASTGNLANAVAAHAAKAGLRAVVFIPKGLERAKVITTSVYRPTVVEVDGTYDDVNRLCLEIGDEHRWAIANVNLRPYYSEGAKTLAYEVAEQLGWKAPDRVIVPVGSGNMFVKIHKGFEEFQDLGLIPRCTVRMTAAQADGCGPIATAYREQSDKVVPVRPSTVAKSLAIGAPADGHYVLDLARRTGGAVESATDDETVGAIRLLAETEGLFTEPAGGVTVGVLRKLAASGVIGPDEVVVAYITGIGLKAIEAVEDVVETAVTIKPTLASFEERVLALAGD